The Fimbriimonadaceae bacterium nucleotide sequence TCGGCGCGTGCATGCCGTCCTCGACGGTAAGGAAGGTCGCGAAATGACCTTCCGGCTCCATGGCCTCGTCGCCGCGACCCACACGCCGTTCGACGCCCACGGGGAGCTGAACCTGGACGCCGTGGACGCTCAGGCCGCCCATCTCGCCAAGAACGGCGTCACGACAGTTTTCATCGGGGGCAGCACGGGCGAAAGTCATTCGCTTTCCCTGGACGAACGCCTCGCCATGACCGAGAAATGGACAACTATAGCCTGCGAACATGGACTGGGTGTCGTCGTCCACGTCGGGTCGAACTGCCTTCGAGACGCCTGCGCCTTGGCCGCCCACGCGGCGTCGCGTGGTGTGGCGGCGGTCTCCGCCCTCGCCCCGATGTACTTCAAGCCGAAGTCGCTTGACGTCCTCGTCGACTGCTGCGCCGAAGTCGCCAGAAGTGCCCCCCAGGTGCCGTTCTACTTCTACGACATCCCGGCCCTGACCGGCGTGAACTTCTCGATGCCCGAGTTCCTCGCCCGGGCACCGGAGAAGATCCCCAACCTCGCCGGTATCAAGTTCACCAACCCCGATCTGATGGCATACCAGAACTGCCTGCGCACCCCGTTCGACATCCCTTGGGGAGTCGACGAATACATGCTCGGGGCCCTGGCCCTGGGAGCCAAGGGTGCCGTCGGCAGCAGCTTCAACTTCGCCGCGCCGGTGTACCACCGCTTGGTCTCGGCGTTTGAAGCGGGGGACATGGGGACGGCCCGACAGGAGCAGCTGAAGTCCGTCCGGCTCGTCGAGCTGCTCGCCTCCTACGGGTACATGGCGGCGGCCAAGGCGACGATGGGTTTCCTCGGGGTGGACGTCGGCGCACCGAGACTGCCCAACGCGGGTCTTACCGCCGACTCAGTGGCCCGGCTGAAATCCGACCTCGACGCCTTAGGGTTCTTCGATTGGGTGGCGACGCGATGATGTGTCTGGTCACCATAGCGATGATGACGGCGACCCAGTCCCTTGGATCAACGGCCTTGCCGCCCCTCCCCGACGCCGAAGGGTTCGCCGGGATGTACGCGGGGACAAGCCATGGCTCTCTCGTCACCGCCGGAGGCGCCAACTTCCCCGACAAGAAACCGTGGGAGGGCGGCAAGAAGGTCTGGTACGACACGGTCTATGCCCTGGACAGGCCCGGTGGCGAATGGCGGGTGGCCGGCCGTCTGCCCCGCCCCCTTGGCTATGGTGTGTCGGTGTCCTTCCGTGACCGAGTCGTGTGTGTCGGGGGCAGCGACGCCGACCGGCACTACGCCGACGCCTTTACCGTCGAGGTTGTTAAGGGCAAGTTCTCCGTCAAAAACCTGCCCCCATTGCCGGTCACCATGGCGAACGGATGCGGAGCTTTGGTCGGCGACCTCCTCTACGTCGCCGGGGGGCAGGAGAAGCCGGACTCGACCTCGGCCCTGTCCCGCGTCTATGTCCTAGGCTTGGGGGACCAAACCCCGGCATGGAAGGAGGTCCCTGGATTCCCCGGAGAGGGCCGTATCCTCGCCGCCGCCGCGTCCCACGACGGCTCGTTCTGGGTGTTCGGCGGCGCGTCGCTCCACCCCGACGCCAAGGGGCAACCCGTCCGCACGTATCTCCGCAACGCCTACCGGTATGACCCGCAGCACGGCTGGCGTCGCGTCGCCGACCTGCCCCGGCCCGCCGTCGCGGCCCCGTCACCCGCCCCGACCTCCCCGCGCGGAATCTTCATCCTGGGCGGGGACGACGGCTCCCAGGTCGGTGTGCCCCCCGGACAACACAAGGGCTTTGCCAAGGACGTCCAGCTCCTGGCCACGCCGTACTCAGGATGGGTGTCGGCGGGGTCTCTCACCGCGCCTAGGGTCACCGCACCGAGCGTCTCCTGGGCAGGCGGCTGGGTGGTCGTCAACGGCGAGATGCGGCCCGGTGTCCGTTCGCCAGAAGTGCGGATGTACACGGTTCCTTGAACCTAAGCCGGCCTTCAAGCGCCGTGCGTATAATCCGGGGGTGGCCCCTTCCCGACGTGACTTCCTCAAGGCTGCTGCGGCGGTCGGTTCGTCCGCCTTTCTGAACGAGGCGATCACCGCCACGATCGTCCGGGCGGCAATGATCGACCCCGACCCGGGCACCACATTCCACGACGCCGAGCACATCGTGGTCCTCATGCAAGAGAACCGTTCGTTCGACCACACCTTCGGCTGTCTTCGCGGCGTCCGCGGGTTCCGCGACCCGCGGCCGTTTGAACTTGTCAACGGACGAAGCGCCTGGTTCCAGACCGACGACGACGGCACCGTCGTGCCGCCGTTCCGCCTGGAGATGGACAAAACCAACGTCACATGGATGGGCGGGACACCGCACTCATGGACTGACCAGATCGACGCCCGCCACGGCGGAAGGTATGACAAATGGCTCCAAGCCAAGCGTCGAGGTGACAAGTTCCCCATGACCATGGGCTACTTCAGCCGGGAAGACATCCCCTTCTACTACGCGTTAGCCGACTGCTTCACCGTCTTTGACCAAGCGTTTTGCTCGTCGCTGACCGGCACGACGCCCAACCGCCTCTTCCTTTGGACTGGAACGATTCGCGAGGACGCCGACCACCCGGCCCGGGTCACAAATGGCGAGACCGACTATGGCTCAGAGGCCGCATGGAAAACCTTCCCCGAGCGGCTCCAGGAAGCCGGTGTCTCGTGGAAGGTCTATCAGAACGAAATCTCGATCAGCTCAGGACTGAACGGCGACGAAGACACGTGGCTGGCTAACTTCACCGACAACCCGTTGGAGTGGTTCCAGCAATACCGGGTCCGCTTCTCTCCTCGACGGCGTGAGTTTGTGAAGGGCGAGATCGCCCGGCTTGAGGCAGAAGCGGCCAAGGGTGGGGCTACAAATGACGCCAAGTCCAAGCTCGCCGCGTTGCGGCTCGAGGCCGAAACCTACAGCGAGTCGGCGTGGGCCGCTCTCCCCGCGCATGACCGCGAGTTGCATCGCCGGGCCTTCGCCGACAACGCTGCAGACCCTGACTTTCGCACCCTTGTCGACCACACCTATGACGACAACGGCACGAGCCGGACCATCAAAGTGCCGAAGGGCGACGTGTTGCACCAGTTCCGCCAAGACGTCATGTCGGGCGGACTGCCGGCGGTCTCGTGGCTTGTCGCCCCCGAACGGTTCTCAGACCACCCGGGGTCGGCATGGTTCGGCGCCTGGTATCTCAGTGAGGCGATGAACATCCTCACGAAGGACCCCGAGGTCTGGAAGAAGACTGTCTTCATCCTGTGCTATGACGAGAACGACGGCCTTTTCGACCATGTGCCGCCGTTCATCGCCCCTCATCCGGGTCGGCCCGAGACCGGTAAGACTTCTCCAAACATTGACACTTCGGTCGACGTCGCGGACACCCACAACCGAGACCACGCTATCGGCTTAGGATATCGATGCCCGCTCGTGGTCGCCTCACCATGGACCCGCGGCGGCGCGGTGAACTCTCAGGTCAGCGACCACACATCGATCATCAGGTTTATCGAGACATGGTTGGCGGGCAAGGGCAAGCAGGTGCACGAGTCCAACATCAGCACGTGGCGCCGGACGGTCTGCGGTGACCTGACGTCGGCGTTTCAACGCTATGAGGGACAGAAGACCAAGCTGCCCGAGTTCCTCCAGCGTGACACCACCATCGAGCGGATCCATAAGGCCAGCTTTCGCAAGGAGCCGGAGCCCGTCCGAGGCCTGTCGGAGCACGACGCCTTGGCGTCGAAAGTCGCGGCCGCCCAAGAACCAGGCGTCCGCCCCGCCTGCCCCCTGCCTTACGAACTTGAGGCCAGCGTCGTCGTCAAGGGCGGTGAGGCGCACATCAGTCTTCAGGCAGGGGACACGCGGCACGGCAAGAAGGCCGCCGGTGGGGCGTTCATGGCTTATTCCTATGCGCCGACCTTTGTCGCCCGCGCCTATGCCGTGACGCCCGGGGACACCGTCACCGACAAACTCCCCGTTGGTGACCGTGTCCACGTGAGGATCGACGGGCCAAACGGTTTCCTCCGCCAGGTCAAGTCGTCTGGCACGCCCCTGTTCGAGGCAAACGTCCGGTCCCTTGGTGGTGACGTCCAGCTGGAGATCCTTAACCCGTCCGGCGAATCGATCCAAGTGGTGGTCAAGGACCAAAGCTATGGCGAGAAGCTGCCGACGGTCAGA carries:
- a CDS encoding dihydrodipicolinate synthase family protein, producing the protein MTFRLHGLVAATHTPFDAHGELNLDAVDAQAAHLAKNGVTTVFIGGSTGESHSLSLDERLAMTEKWTTIACEHGLGVVVHVGSNCLRDACALAAHAASRGVAAVSALAPMYFKPKSLDVLVDCCAEVARSAPQVPFYFYDIPALTGVNFSMPEFLARAPEKIPNLAGIKFTNPDLMAYQNCLRTPFDIPWGVDEYMLGALALGAKGAVGSSFNFAAPVYHRLVSAFEAGDMGTARQEQLKSVRLVELLASYGYMAAAKATMGFLGVDVGAPRLPNAGLTADSVARLKSDLDALGFFDWVATR
- a CDS encoding phospholipase C, phosphocholine-specific, with amino-acid sequence MAPSRRDFLKAAAAVGSSAFLNEAITATIVRAAMIDPDPGTTFHDAEHIVVLMQENRSFDHTFGCLRGVRGFRDPRPFELVNGRSAWFQTDDDGTVVPPFRLEMDKTNVTWMGGTPHSWTDQIDARHGGRYDKWLQAKRRGDKFPMTMGYFSREDIPFYYALADCFTVFDQAFCSSLTGTTPNRLFLWTGTIREDADHPARVTNGETDYGSEAAWKTFPERLQEAGVSWKVYQNEISISSGLNGDEDTWLANFTDNPLEWFQQYRVRFSPRRREFVKGEIARLEAEAAKGGATNDAKSKLAALRLEAETYSESAWAALPAHDRELHRRAFADNAADPDFRTLVDHTYDDNGTSRTIKVPKGDVLHQFRQDVMSGGLPAVSWLVAPERFSDHPGSAWFGAWYLSEAMNILTKDPEVWKKTVFILCYDENDGLFDHVPPFIAPHPGRPETGKTSPNIDTSVDVADTHNRDHAIGLGYRCPLVVASPWTRGGAVNSQVSDHTSIIRFIETWLAGKGKQVHESNISTWRRTVCGDLTSAFQRYEGQKTKLPEFLQRDTTIERIHKASFRKEPEPVRGLSEHDALASKVAAAQEPGVRPACPLPYELEASVVVKGGEAHISLQAGDTRHGKKAAGGAFMAYSYAPTFVARAYAVTPGDTVTDKLPVGDRVHVRIDGPNGFLRQVKSSGTPLFEANVRSLGGDVQLEILNPSGESIQVVVKDQSYGEKLPTVRVPAHGSRKVRVSTAKSARWYDVSASAGETAYRFAGRVETGEWTTSDPAM